The Geoalkalibacter sp. genome includes the window AGGATGGTCGGCAGGGGGATGATCATGACCAGCAGAATGGCCACCAGCCCCAGGGCCACGATCACGTCGTTGCGCATCAGGGTTTCAAAGCGAAAATTCTTCAGGGCATCCTGCATCACGACGAGCGTCCTTTAAGGCTGTAAACGTAGGCGAGGATCTCGGCCACCGCCTTGAACATATCCTCGGGGATTTCCTGACCCAGTTCCACCTCATACAAAGCCCGTGCCACCGGCACGTTCTCCACCAGGGGCACGTGATTTTCCCGGGCGATTTCACGAATCTTCATGGCCACGAGATCCGCCCCCTTGGCCACCACGCGCGGCGCGCTCATCCGGCCGCGCTCGTAGACCAGGGCCACCGACAGGTGTGTCGGGTTGGTGACCACCACGTCGGCCTTGGGCACCTCGGCCATCATGCGCTTGCGCGCCATCTGCATCTGCACCGCGCGGATCTTGGCCTTGAGGTGCGGATCGCCCTCGGTCTGCTTGTGCTCTTCCTTGGTCTCCTGCTTGGTCATCTTCATTTTTTCTTCCATCTCCCAGCGGGTGAAGCCGTAGTCGAAGATGGCGAGAACAAAGAGCACCCCGCAGGTCTTGAGCAGAATGAGAAAACTCACCTTGCCCAGATAGCGCACCGTCTCGACGAGATCCATGTCCACCAGGTAGAGGGCGTTCTCGAATTCGCCGGCCACGGTGCGATAGGCGACATAGCCCACCAGCCCGACCTTGATGAGGGATTTGACCAGCTCCACCACCATGCGCTTGGAGACGAACTTCTTCATGCCGGTGATGGGGTTGAGCTTGCTGAAGTCAAGCTCCATGGGCTTGGTGGTGAACAGCCAGCCGATCTGCATGACCGAAGCCGCGAATCCCAGCACCAGGGTCAGAAGCAACAGAGGCGCCAGCAGCAGGCCGATTTTGACCATGAGCGTGCCGAGCAGGCCGGGGATGGTGCTCGTGGTGACGGCCAGTTCGGCCGAGCGGCCCCAGATGGTGGAAAGGATTTCGTTGAGTCCGCGCCAGAACATCGGCGCGTAGAAGAACCACAGGATCACCGCGCCGGTCATGAGCAGGGCGGTGTTGACCTCGCGGCTCTGCGCGACCTGGCCCTTCTTGCGAAAGTCCTCGCGCCGCTTACTGGTTGCCTGTTCGGTTTTTTCCTGACCGCTGTCCGCCGCCATGCGTCCTCACAGCAGCCGCAGCACGGCGAGAAAATGCTCGCCCAGGCCGTTGAATTCACGCACCAGGATGGCCGCCACCAGGTTCAGGGTCAGGCCGATGACGATCAGCGAGATGCCGATGTTGAGGGGAAAGGAGAGGAAAAACACGTTGAGCTGGGGAAACACCCGCGCCATGACGCCCAGCACCACGCTCGAGAGAATCAGCACCGCCAGAACCGGCGCCGCCAGCTTGAGGCCGAGCACGAAAATGTGGCTCGACAGCGAGACCACATAGCCGAGCGCCCCCTGGGAGAGCCCCGCCTGCCCCGGCGCGAGCAGCGCGTAGGACTCGGCGAGCACGCGCAGAAACACATGATGCATGTCGAGGGAGAGAAAAATGAGGATGGCCAGGATGTTCTGGAACTGCGGAATGACCGAGACCTGTCGCTGGGTCTGGGGATCGAAGACGTTGGCCGCGGCAAAGCCCATCTTATAGCTGATGGCGGTGCCGCCGAGTTCCACCGCGCTGAACACCATCTGGGCGATGAAGCCGAACATCAGCCCGATGAGCGCCTCGCTCAGCACCAGCAAGGCAAGGCTCACCACCTCAAAGGAAATCCGCGGAATGTAGGGCTGCGCCAGGGGATAGACCACCAGCGCCATCATCACCGCCAGACCAATGCGCACCCGCGCCGGCACCTGGCCGCCGCCGAACACGGGCAGCACCGCCATCAGGGTGCCGACCCGGGCGAAGCACACCAGAAAGCTCTGGAAGTGCGCGACGGAAGGCAGCAGCAGGTCCACGCCGGGCCTCAGCCGCCCACCAGGGCGATGTTCTCATAGATGCGCGCGGTGAAGGCGAGCATCACCCGAATCATCCAGGGCGCCATGATCAGCAGCGTCACCAGCACCGCCACGATCTTGGGGATGAAGGTCATGGTCTGCTCGTTGATCTGGGTGGCGGCCTGAAAGATGCTGATGGTCAGGCCCGTCACCAGGGCGACGATGAGCAGCGGCGCGGCGACCATGAGCACCGTCTCCACGGCCTGACGGCCGATATCCACGACGAATTCGGGAGTCATGCGTCCATCCTCAGCCGAAGCTTCTCACCAGGGACGCGATCACCAGTTCCCAGCCGTCCACCAGCACGAACAGCAGCAGCTTGAAGGGCAGGGAAATGATGATCGGCGGCAGCATCATCATGCCCATGCCCATGAGCACCGAGGCGATGACCATGTCGATGACGAGAAAGGGAATATAGATGAGAAAGCCGATCTGAAAGGCGCGCTTGAGCTCGGAGAGCATGAAGGCCGGAATCAGGGTCACCAGGGACAGATCCTCGCGCGTTTCGGGGGCCGGGCTTTTGGAGATCTCGATCATCAGGGCGAGATCTTTTTCGCTGGTCTGGCTGAGCATGAACTCGCGCAGGGGCAGCACGCCGCGATCCAGGGCCTGGTTGAAGGCGATTTCCTGGTTGAGGTAGGGCTGCACGGCCGTTTCGTTCACCTCGCTGAACACCGGCGCCATGACGAAAAAAGTCAGAAACAGCGCCAGGCCGATCACCACCTGGTTGGGCGGCGCCTGCTGGGTGCCCATGGCATTGCGCACGAAGCCCAGCACGATGACGATGCGCGTGAAGCTGGTGGTCATGAGCAGAATCGCCGGCGCCACCGACAGGATGGTGAAGACGAAGAGCACCTGCAGGGCGGTGGCGACTTCCCGCGGACCGCTCGCCTCGGTGATGCCGAGGCTGATGCTCGGCATGCCCTGGGCGCCCGCCGTCAGGGGCAGCAGGAGCAGGGCCGCGATGGCAAAAAGCGGTGTCCTCATGGCCGGATCTCCAGTTCCGAGCGCAGGGTCCGGTCAAAAGCCTGACTTTGCCCCCCTTCCAGGCGCGTCAACAATTCGATGCGCTCCGCGCCCACCCCCAGCAGCAGCTCCTGCCCGCCGATCTCGACCAGATACAGAGCTTTCTTGGGCCCCAGGCCCCGGGATTCGAGGATCTTGATGCGCCCGTTCTTCTGCCCCGGCATGAGCGCCAGCCCGCGCCGCGAGACGGCGTAGAGCAGCAGCACCAGACCCAGCACCAGGACCAGGCCGGCCAGGGCCTTGAACAGGGTGGCCGCGGGACTGGCGGCCGCGCCCTGCGCCCAGGCGTTCAGCGGCGCCGCCAGCAGAAGGAGCGTGAACAGGACTCTCATCGCTTAGCCCAATTTCTCCAGGCGCTCGGCGGGGCTGACCACATCGGTGAGCCGCAGGCCGAACTTGTCGTTGACCAGCACCGCCTCGCCGCGCGCGATGAGACGCTGATTGACATAGACATCGAGGGTCTCGCCCGCCAGCTTGTCGAGTTCGACGATGGTGCCTTCACGCATCTGCAGCAGATCCTTGATGAGAATACGGGTGCGCCCGACTTCCACCGTCACCTGCAGGGGCACATCGAGAAGAAAATCGAGGTTGCGCAGCTCCCCCGCCTCGGCGGCTGTCGCCGCGCCCTTGCCGTTGCCGTTCTTGTTGTCCATGATGTTCACTCCTGCCGATGAGGGGAATTCGAAAAAATCTTTTTTCCACGAATTTCACGAATAAAAACCAATCCATTCGTGCTCATTCGTGCTCATTCGTGCTCATTCGTGCTCATTCGTGCTCATTCGTGCTCATTCGTGCTCATTCGTGCTCATTCGTGCTCATTCGTGCTCATTCGTGCTCATTCGTGCTCATTCGTGATTAAATTTATTTAAGCAACTCCGGTGATGCGCACGGCCTTCTTGCCGTTTTTCACCCCGGGCAGGGCCTGGAACTTGGCGCGCTCCTCGACCAGAAGATGCAGCGGCGCGCTGGGCTCGCAGCCCAGATCGATGATGTCGCCGACCTGAAAATTGAGAATGTCGCGCACCCGCAGGCTGACCTTGCCGAGGGTCGCGGCGAGGGTCACCTCCGTGTTGCTCACCTCCTCCTGCAAACGGCGCGTCCAGAGCGTTTCGCGCCGCCCCGCGCCGCCCAGAACTCCCTCCTTGAGCTTTTCACGCAGAGGGTCGAGGGAGGCGTGGGGGATGGCCAGGGTGAGCCGGCCCTGCAGATTGTCCACCGTCACCGTGAAGCGGGTGATGAGCATGGCGGCGTCGGGCGGCACGATGGTCACCAGCCGCGGGTTGTTCTCGACCTTGACCAGGGCCGATTCCAGGGTTTCCAGGGGCGCGAAGGCCTTTTTCAGATCGGGGCAGGCCGCGGCGATGATCCCCTTGATGACGTTGATTTCGATGGCCGTCATGGGCCGCTGAAAAATGGTGAACTTGCCGCGCGACGTCCCGCCGAGCATCAATTCCAGCAGGGAATAGGACAGCTGGTCGTCGAAGATCAGCAGCCCGCCGTTTTTCAGCGGGTCGAGACGCACGATGCCGATCAGCCCGTTTTTCGGCAAATCGTTGAGAAAGGTCTCGAATTCCCTGGTTTCGATGTCGTTGCGCTTGACCGTCACCGAGGATTGCAGGCGATTGGTCAGGGATATGCCGTAATTGCGGGCGAAGGCATCGAGAATGATGTCGATGTTCTGAAAGCGCCAGCGCCCCGAATCCTGCAGGCGCAGCAGATCCAGGCGGGTGGCCTCGCCGGCGCGCTCCGGCGCGACGAGTTCGTCGTCGCCCAGGGCTTCGAGCTCAATCTCGCCCTCCTGCACGGCGGAGAGCAACTCGGCGATTTCTTCTTTGGTCAGGATCCGTTCCAAACAATTCCCCCTGTGGGCGGCAGAAACCCGGGGCGCACTCGGTGCGCCCCTACTGGACGACGAATTCGGTGAAATAGATGCGGCGGATGCGGTCGCGCTTCATGATCTCGTTGACCCGCCCGAGCAGTTCGGCGCGCAGTTGCAGCTTGCCCTGCAGGTCGCGCAGCTCATCGAAGGTCTTGTTGCTCGCCACCAGCAGAATGGCGTCGCGCAACTGCGGCATGCGCTCGATGATCTCCTGGCGTCCGGCCGGCGTTTCCGCCTCCAGGGTCAGGGCCGCCTTGAGATAGCGGGTGCCGTCGTTGTCGAGGATGTTGACGATGAAGGGCTCGACATCGACCATCGGCCCAAGAGCATCGCCCGCCGCGCTGGTGGCGCGCGCCGTCTCGGCGCTCGCCGCGCCCGGCGCGCCCTTGGCGCCCAGGAAATAGGCCGCGGCACCCACGCCTGCGGCCAGCAGCACCACCGCCGCGATGATCAGCGGCAGCTTGCCGAGACCCTTCTTGCCGCCTTCCTGCTCGTCTTTCTTTTTTTCCGCCATGGTCAATCTCCAGAATGATGACGATTTCTATAACCCTAAACCTTCACGGAACGCAGATGAACGCGGAAGAACCCGGATCAATTCGGATGAGTCAGGAAATCCGCGTTTATCCTGAAAATCCGCGTCCCCTTTGCTATTCGCCTCAAAACGGCATCTGATCGCGCGCGTCGATGAGATAGGGCAGCTCCTCGCGCGAGGAACTGGTGCTTTCCAGTACGAACTCGACGCGGCGGTTGATGGCGCGGTTTTCCGGCGAGGTGTTGGGTGCCAGGGGGCGCTGTTCGCCGTAGCCCACCGCCGAGAGCCGCTCCAGGGGCAAAAGTTTCTCATTGCCGAAGAACTTGAGTACCGACACCGCGCGCATCACCGACACGTCCCAGTTGGTCACGCCCGGACGGGCCACGGGAATGTCGTCGGTATGCCCCTCGATGCGCAGGTTGAAGGGCAGCGGCTTGACCATCTCGGCTACCTTGCGCAGCACCGGATAGGCCTCGGGGCGCACCTCGGTCTGGCCGCCCTCGAAGAGCACCGCGTCGTTGACGCGCAGCACCACCGCGCCGCGATCCTGCACCAGGGTGATGTCGCGATCGAGCTTGAGGCGCTGCAACTGCACGATGAGCCGCTTGTAGAGCCGCGAGGTGTAGTCGTCCTCGATGGGCAAAAATTCGACGATGCGCGGCCGGTCGATGGTGGTCAGGTTGGAACTGCTCAGCACGCCGAAGGCGCCCTTGAGGGAGCCGACCACTTCCTTGAACTTCATCTGGTCGAGCTGCGCCATGGACAGCAGCAGGACAAAGAACGTCAGCAGCAGCGTCACCATGTCGCTGTAGGTCACCATCCACAAAGGCGCGCCGGGGGCGCTCTTCTTGGCTTTTTTCTTGGGTCCGCCGTTGCCCTCGGCCATGGCCTAGCCTTTTTTCTTGTTGAAGAAGCTCTCGCGGAACTTGGGCGCGACGAAGGCATGGAGCTTCTGTTCCATGATGCGCGGGTTCTCGCCGGCCAGGATCGACTTCATGCCCTCGGAGATCAGGGTCTTTTTCAGCACCTCGGACTGGGAGCGGTTCTTGAGCTTGCCCGCCATGGGAATGAAGAGGATGTTGGCCATGACCGCCCCGTAGAAGGTGGTGAGAAGCGCCATGGCCATGGCCGGACCGATGGTCGAGGGATCTTCCATGGTCTGGAGCATCTGCACTAGGCCGATGAGGGTACCGATCATGCCCATGGCCGGAGCGTAGGCGCCCATGGCGACGAAAATATCGGCGCCCTCGTTGTGGCGCTCGACGATGTATTCGATTTCGCGGTCGAGCATTTCCTTCATGGCCTCGGGCTCCTGGCCGTCCACGGCCATCTGCACGCCCTTGACGAAGAAGGGATCGCGGATCTCGGCCACCACCGACTGCAGGGAGAGGATGCCCTCCTTGCGCGCCTTGTTGGAGTAGCGGATCAGCGCTTCGATGGTCTCGGTGGGGCTTTCCTCGCTGTGAAAAAACGCCTTCTTGAGCACCGCGAAGGCGCGCATCACCTCGCGGAAGGGGTAATGCACCAGGGTCGCCCCCAGGGTTCCGCCGACCACGACGGTCAGGGACGGGAAGTCGACAAAGATGGTGATGCCGCTGCCGGCCATGATGGCCATGATCATCAGGCCGAAGGCGGCGGCGATGCCGAGGATGGTGGAGAGATCCATACGGGAAAACCTCGATTGGGTGGTGTGCGCCAAAAGCCGGACGACGATCCCGGTCGCCGGCAACCCCTAGTTGAGCAAATGCCATGCCAGGACGGCGAGGGCAGCGGCGAATTGTTCCCGCGCCCGCATCCCGCACCGTCCCCGTAGGGGCGAGGCGCTGCCTCGCCCAGGGCGACCCAGCGGGTCGCCCCTACAAAACCGTCACCGCGTCAAAAAAAAGGCCGTCCCTTGCGGAACGGCCTTGCCGGTCAACTTTTTGACCCGGTTAACGCTTGAGGTTGATCAGCTCGCCGAGCAGTTCGTCGGTGGTGGTGATGATGCGCGAGTTGGCCTGAAAGCCGCGCTGGGTGGTGATCATCTTGACGAATTCCTGGGCCAGATCGACGTTGGACTGCTCCAGGGCGTTGGTGAAGATCTTGCCCAGCTCGGAGCTCGGCACGCCGATGCGCGGATCGCCCGAGGCATCGGAAGCCGCGTAGAGGTTGCTGCCCTCCTTGAGCAGACCGCCGGTGTTGGGAAACTTGGCCAGGGCGATCTGGCTGATCCGGATGCGCTCGCCGTTGGAGTAGTTGGCGGTGACGATGCCGTCGCCGTCGATGGAGATACGTACCAGGGACCCCGCGCCGTAGCCGTCCTGACTTTGGGAAATCACGATGGAGTCGCTACTGAACTGGGTGGTGTTGAAGGTCAGGCTGACGTTCTGCACGGCCGAGCCGTTGTTCCAGGCCAGGGCGCCGGGGTTGGTGGCGCCGTTCTGGCCGGCGATCAGGTTGCCGTTGACGTCGAACTGCAGGGTGCCGGTGCCGACGATGTCGAGGACTCCCGGGGTGCCGCCGATGATTTCACCGCCGTCGACCACCGTGTTCCACTGCCACTCATTGGCATTGGTCTTGGTGAAATAGGTCGTCAGCAAATGCGTGTTGCCCAGGGAGTCAAAGACCCGAGTCGAGGTCGCATAGCTTGAGGTCCCAATGGCATTGGCGGGATTGAACCCCCCGGCGACCACCGCGGCGTTGGAGTCGAGATTGGTGGTCAGACCGATGGTGGTCGTCGAGCGTGCCGGAATCAGGGTGCCGATATCGACCTTGATGTCGGTGGGATCGCCCACGGACAGGGTGCCGTCGGCCTCGAAGCCCTTGCCCTGCACGCGCAGTCCCTCGGGATTGACCAGATAGCCCTGCTCGTTGAAGCGAAAAGCCCCGGCGCGGGTATAGAAGGTCTGCTGGGTGCCGACGGGCTTGACGATGAAGAAGCCCTCGCCCTCGATGGCGAGATCGGTGTTGGATTCGGTGTTCTCGAAGGTGCCCTGGCTGAAGATGTTGTCCACCACGGAAAGCTGGGTGCCGCGACCCACCTGGCTGACGCCGCCCGAGCCGGAGATGGTGGCCGAGAGCAGGTCGGAGAAGATGGTGCGGCTCGCCTTGAAGCCGATGGTGTTGGTGTTGGCGATGTTGTTGCCGAGGACGCTCATGGCGTTGCCGTTGGTGTTGAGGCCGGAAACGCCGGTGTAGAGTGCGCTGGAAATACCCATGATGTCTTATCCTCCGTGGCGATGGGCCGCCTCTGTCGGTCGGCGGCCCGCGAACCTCCTCGTTGAGGACCGGTTCGGTTGGTTTAAGGTGTTACGCGATGACCGCGCTGTCGATGTTGGTGAAGATGTTGCCCTTGAGACTGTCCTGGTCGACGACGGTGACGACGGTGGCGTTTTTGACGCTGACCACCAGGGCGTTGCCGTCGAGCAGCACCAGGGAGTCACGTCCGCCCTTGGCCTGCACCGACTGCACCGCGCTCTCGATGCGCCCCAGTTCGGCCGGGCCGAACTGGATGCCGCGGCTTTCCATGCGCGCCAGGGCGTGCCGGGAAAATTGCAGCTCCTGCTTGCCCCGCAGTTGTCCGTGCAGCACCTCGTCGAAGCTGGGGCCGCCGGATTTGACCGGTTGACGACCGACGGGGGGCGGGGGCGTGACCGGATAAACCGGCGGACTGTAGATGGTGAACTTGTCGCTCATGCTCAGAGCCCCCGCACGCTCTGGATGTCGCGCAGGCGGAAGTTGCCGCTGTCGGACACCAGCCAGTTGACGCCGCCGATCATATCGACGCCGGTGATCCGGGTTTTGACCAGGGCCTTGGCCGGGATGCTCTCCTCACTGGCGTTGAGGGCGCGCGCCACCACCTGATAATCGCCCGGAGGCAGTTTGTCGCCGTTGAGGCCGGTGCCGTCCCAGCCGACGAAATGTTCGCCCGCGGCCGCGGCGCCCACCGGGATGTTGGCCAGGTTGCGGCCGGTGGCGTCGAGCACGTGCAGACTCACCTCGTGGGCGGGAATGTCGAGCTGAAAGCCGAGGTTGACGGGATGTCCCTTGAAGGAAAATCCGCCTGAGGCGGAGACCGCTTCGGTGCCGATCATGGAGAGGGCGGACAGGCGCTCCATCTCCAGGGAGCCTTGGGCCATGCGGCCGAGGTTGTCGTTGACGGCGAAGAGCTGCTCCAGGGAGCTGAACTGCGCCAGTTGGGCGGTGAATTCCGTGGGATCCTGGGGATTGAGGGGATCCTGGTTCTGCAACTGGGTCACGAGCAGACGCAGGAAATCGTCCTTGCCCATCACCGCCCCGTTGCCGAGGTTTTTTGTCAGGGCGCCGCCGCCGGCGGCGCTGGTCGCGGATATGACGGACATAAGCCTTACCTTCTCCTTGCGCGCCTTAGATGCGCAGATTGATGCCGCCGCTACCGGTCAGCCCCGCCCTGGGGACTGCCGCTTCTTCCGCCCGGCTGATGCGCGCGGCGGCATGGCGTTGCGGCGGGGCTTCGGCCTGTTGCTGCCGGCGCTCGCCGAACCATTCGCGCCCCTCGCCCTGCTGGCGGTTGTCGAGGCTGACCTCGCAGCTGTCGAGTTTGAGCCCCTGGCTTTCCAGGGCGTCGCGCAAACGGAACAGATTGCGTTCCAGCACCTCCTGCACCTGCGGGTTCTGCGCGTGGATATGCGCCTTGAGCACGCCCTTCTCCATGAGCAGTTCCATGCGCAGCTCGCCCAGTTCCTCGGGATGCAGGCGCAGGGTCATGCGGCTGCCTTCGCCCTGGCCGCGGAGGTTGAAGCGCTCGACCACCTGGTTGAGCAACTGGTTGTCGGGCAGCAGGGTGCCGTTGGCGAGTCGCAAGCCGGGAGCGGCCTGGGGTTCGCCGGCGGACGCCGCGGGACGGGCGGTCTCCAGGGTGAAGGCCTGGGAGGGTTCCGCGCCGGAGTTGGACGGCAGCGGTGCAGCGTCGGCGGCGCCGCCCCGGTTCTGGAAGGAAGCCAGATCCGATTGTCCCTGACCCGATGCCGCGCCTTGCACGCGCGTCGCTTCGCCGGCCTGGCCCTCGCCCGGAGCGCTGAGCGCCTCAAACCGCGCCCCTTCGCTGTGCCGTCCCGTCTCGACCTGCTGCGCCCGGGGCTGGATGAGCGCGGCGAAACGCACATCCGTGGGCGAAACGGCGGGGAGCGCGGCGGGAATATGCCGCAAAGACGCCTCCACCTTGGCTTGCGCCTCCGTGGCTTCCCCTGGTTTCGACCCTTCCGGCTCCTGAGCGGTCAAGGACGCAAGCGGCGCGGCAGCGGCTGGTTGCGGGTCGAGTCGCTGCGGCTTGACCAGCCCTGAGTCGAGGCTTTCCTCGTGCGCCAAGGAAAGATCCGCAGCGGCAGCGGGGATTGCGCCCACCACGGGTTGCTGAGCCGGCAAAGGCTGCGGAACCATCACGGGCTGCTGAGCCACCACGGGTTGCTGAGCCACCAAAGGCTGCGGAACCATCACGGGCTGCGGCAGCGGCGACGAGAGTTTTTCCTCAACCGATGCCCCGCCTTGCGCGGTCGGCGCGACGCTCTGTTCCAGAAGCGCCATGAACGCCGATGCCTGGCCCGCGCTCTGGGTTTCGAGCAGGGTCATCAGAGCGGCGAGCGCCTCGTGCTCCGCGCCCGGTTGTGCGCCGTCCTGGTCCGCCTTGAGCGCAAGGGGCGGCTCGGTCGGCACCTGAGCGGCGGCGAACAGCTGCAGCAGTTGGGAAAAGTCCGTCGCGGCGGCCTTCCCCGCGCCGGGTCCGGCGGACAGGCCGGGCAGCAGCTGAGTCATGTCGATCATGAGTGTTTGCATGGGGTTGTCACCTCCTTTCGTCGGGAATGGTCCTGCGTGATCCGGCCGGGCGCCCTTACTGCGCCAGACTGGAATAGGAAACGGTGAGGGCGGCGGCGACCTCCTGATCCATGCCGGCGAGAATGCGCCCGGCGGATTTGGCGCGCATGCCTTCGAGAATGGCCACGGCGAGATCCTTGTCGAGGTTGGCGATGATGCCCGCGGCGATGTTGGGGTCCATCTTTTCGTACATCTTGCTCAGTTCCTGGGCCTTCTGAATTTCCGCCGCGTCTTTCTGCGCCAGCATGGCGGCCAGTTCCTCGCGGCGCTGCCGCAGCTCATCGATTTTCTTATCGACCTCGGCCTGCAGAGTCTTTAGCTCCATTTCGCGTCGTTCGAGGATCTGTTCCTTTTCCGTCAGGGCGCGGCGCTGCTCCTGAAGCTCGGTGAGAATGCGGCGCTCCTCCACCGAGCCGGCCTGGGCGACAAGGGGCGCCGACACCAGCAGGGCGAGCAGCAGCGAGTACAGGATTCGCTTCATGGATCTATCTCCGGTGAAATTGCACGGCGACCTCGTCGAGCACGATGCCCTCGCGCCGCTTGAGTTCCTGCTGAAATTCCTGCTCGTTTTTTTCCTTGAGCTTTTCCAGCAGCTTCTTTTCGCGACTGGCCTCGGTGAGCTCCTGGCGTTTGTGCAGAATCTGCCGACGCAGCCGCTCCATGCTCTCGACCATGCGCGCCACGGATTCAACCTTGTGGCTGATGCGGTTCTGGAACAGCAGCATGGCCTCGCAGCTGATGCCGATCTGCTGCCGCTGCTCGTATTCCTGATACAGGCTTTCAAGTTCCTGTTCCTCGGCGGTTATGCGCTCCAGCAGATCGGCTTCCTGCTGCAGGCTGCGGGCCAGCTCCTGCTTGGCCTGATCCTCGAGGATCTGGCGATAGTTGAGCACGGGTTGCAGCTTGAACTGGTTTTTCATGACTCGGTCTCCAAGCGGTTCAAGCAAGCATTCGTGGTTTCAAAAGCTTCTAGCGCAGTTCCTTGCGCCGGTCGAGCACCAGGGTTTCCATGCCCTTGAGGGTGGTTTCCAGATCGACCTTGTCCTCCATGCCCTGGCGCAAAAACTCATTGACCGCGTCGATGCGGGTCAGGGTGTAGTCGATCTTGGCGTTGCTGCCCTTGGCGTAGGCGCCGATGTTGATGAGATCCTCGGCTTCCTTGTAGGTGGCGAGAATTTCACGCACCTGACCGGCGAAGCGCTGATGCTCGGGGCTCACGATGTCGCGCATGACGCGGCTCGCCGAGGCGAGAATGTCGATGCAGGGATAGTGGTTTTTCGCCGCCAGGGCGCGCGAGAGCACGATGTGGCCGTCGAGAATCGAGCGTACCGCGTCGGCGATGGGCTCGTTCATGTCGTCGCCCTCGACGAGCACGGTATAAAGCCCGGTGATGCTGCCGCGCTCGCGAAAGGAACCGGCGCGCTCGAGCAGCTTGGGCAGGGTGGCGAACACCGACGGGGTGTAGCCCTTGGTGGT containing:
- a CDS encoding flagellar hook protein FlgE → MGISSALYTGVSGLNTNGNAMSVLGNNIANTNTIGFKASRTIFSDLLSATISGSGGVSQVGRGTQLSVVDNIFSQGTFENTESNTDLAIEGEGFFIVKPVGTQQTFYTRAGAFRFNEQGYLVNPEGLRVQGKGFEADGTLSVGDPTDIKVDIGTLIPARSTTTIGLTTNLDSNAAVVAGGFNPANAIGTSSYATSTRVFDSLGNTHLLTTYFTKTNANEWQWNTVVDGGEIIGGTPGVLDIVGTGTLQFDVNGNLIAGQNGATNPGALAWNNGSAVQNVSLTFNTTQFSSDSIVISQSQDGYGAGSLVRISIDGDGIVTANYSNGERIRISQIALAKFPNTGGLLKEGSNLYAASDASGDPRIGVPSSELGKIFTNALEQSNVDLAQEFVKMITTQRGFQANSRIITTTDELLGELINLKR
- a CDS encoding flagellar hook-length control protein FliK, producing MQTLMIDMTQLLPGLSAGPGAGKAAATDFSQLLQLFAAAQVPTEPPLALKADQDGAQPGAEHEALAALMTLLETQSAGQASAFMALLEQSVAPTAQGGASVEEKLSSPLPQPVMVPQPLVAQQPVVAQQPVMVPQPLPAQQPVVGAIPAAAADLSLAHEESLDSGLVKPQRLDPQPAAAAPLASLTAQEPEGSKPGEATEAQAKVEASLRHIPAALPAVSPTDVRFAALIQPRAQQVETGRHSEGARFEALSAPGEGQAGEATRVQGAASGQGQSDLASFQNRGGAADAAPLPSNSGAEPSQAFTLETARPAASAGEPQAAPGLRLANGTLLPDNQLLNQVVERFNLRGQGEGSRMTLRLHPEELGELRMELLMEKGVLKAHIHAQNPQVQEVLERNLFRLRDALESQGLKLDSCEVSLDNRQQGEGREWFGERRQQQAEAPPQRHAAARISRAEEAAVPRAGLTGSGGINLRI
- a CDS encoding flagellar hook assembly protein FlgD is translated as MSVISATSAAGGGALTKNLGNGAVMGKDDFLRLLVTQLQNQDPLNPQDPTEFTAQLAQFSSLEQLFAVNDNLGRMAQGSLEMERLSALSMIGTEAVSASGGFSFKGHPVNLGFQLDIPAHEVSLHVLDATGRNLANIPVGAAAAGEHFVGWDGTGLNGDKLPPGDYQVVARALNASEESIPAKALVKTRITGVDMIGGVNWLVSDSGNFRLRDIQSVRGL
- a CDS encoding TIGR02530 family flagellar biosynthesis protein, which translates into the protein MSDKFTIYSPPVYPVTPPPPVGRQPVKSGGPSFDEVLHGQLRGKQELQFSRHALARMESRGIQFGPAELGRIESAVQSVQAKGGRDSLVLLDGNALVVSVKNATVVTVVDQDSLKGNIFTNIDSAVIA
- a CDS encoding MotE family protein: MKRILYSLLLALLVSAPLVAQAGSVEERRILTELQEQRRALTEKEQILERREMELKTLQAEVDKKIDELRQRREELAAMLAQKDAAEIQKAQELSKMYEKMDPNIAAGIIANLDKDLAVAILEGMRAKSAGRILAGMDQEVAAALTVSYSSLAQ
- the fliJ gene encoding flagellar export protein FliJ; translated protein: MKNQFKLQPVLNYRQILEDQAKQELARSLQQEADLLERITAEEQELESLYQEYEQRQQIGISCEAMLLFQNRISHKVESVARMVESMERLRRQILHKRQELTEASREKKLLEKLKEKNEQEFQQELKRREGIVLDEVAVQFHRR